From Longimicrobium sp.:
TTGTCCCAGGGCGTGATGGTGAGGAGGCGCGGCTCGGGCGCCGCAACCGTTCCCACCTGGTTCAGCGGCACCTTGCTCCCGTACGCCTCCACGCGGATCGAGTCCAGCAGCGCCGGCGACGCCTTGCCGGTGCGCACGCTGGCGAACTCGCGGCGCAGCGCTTCCAGCGCGCTCTCCATCCGCTGGCGGGCCTTGTCCAGACTGGGCATTGGCTTCTGACTCGCGGCTCAGGTGGGTGTGGGTTCCGGCTCGCTGTCCAGCGCCGGCGCCTTCGAGTGGACCAGGGTCCCGATCCTCTCGCCGTTGATGGCGTCGGCCACCGCGCGGCGCTTGTCCAGGTTCAGCACCAGGATGGGGATGTCGTTCTCCTTGCACAGCGAGAGCCCCGCCGCGTCCATCACCCCCAGCTCGCGCGAGAGCGCGTCCAGGTAGGTGATCTCCGGGATGAAGACGGCGTTGGCGTTCTTCTTGGGGTCGGACGAGTAGATGCCGTCCACCTTGGTCGCCTTGATGATGACGTCCGCCTCCATCTCGATGCCGCGCAGCACCGCCGCGGTGTCGGTGGAGAAGTACGGGTTTCCCGTGCCGCCGGCAAAGATCACGACGCGCCCCTTCTCCAGGTGCCGCATGGCGCGGCGGCGCACGTAGGGCTCGGCGAGCTGCTCCAGGCGGATCGCCGTCAGCACGCGCGTGTGCACGCCCTTGCGCTCCAGGATGTCCTGCATCGCCAGGGCGTTGATGATGGTGGCCAGCATCCCCATGTAGTCCGCGTTGACGCGGTCCATGCCTTCGGCGCTGGCCGCCGTCCCGCGCACGATGTTCCCCCCGCCGATCACCAGGCCGAGGGCCACGCCCATGTCGTGGACGTGCTTGATCTCCTCCGTGATGCGATCCACCACCGGGGGGGAGATCCCGAACCTCTGATCTCCGGCGAGGGCCTCGCCGGAGATCTTGAGGAGGACCCGGCGATACTTCAGACCATCCACCCCCACGCCGGGGGCGACCGATCCCAGCTCGCCGGCGGCGCTCACTGCTCGCCCAGCTGGTAGCGGGTGAAGCGGCGCACCTCGATCTTCTCGCCGGTGATCCCCGAGACGCGGGTGATCATCTCCCCCACCGTCTCGTCCGGGTTCTTGACGAAGGGCTGCTCCAGGAGCACGCTCTCCGCGTAGAACTTCTCCACCTTGCCGTCCACGATCTTGTCCCAGATGTGCTCGGGCTTCCCGCTCTCGCGCATCTGCTCGCGATACACGTTGCGCTCGCGCTCCAGCACCTCGGGCGAGATCTGGTCGCGCGACACGGAGGTGGGCGCCGCCGCGGCGATGTGCATGGCGATGTCGCGCACCAGCGCCTGGAACTGGTCGTTGCGGGCCACGAAGTCCGTCTCGCAGCCGACCTCGACCATCACGCCGATCTTGCCGCCCATGTGGATGTAGGCGCCCACCGCGCCCTCGGTGGCCTCGCGCTCGGCGCGCTTGGCGGCCTTGGCCGCGCCGCGCGTGCGCAGCAGGTCGATCGCCTTCTCCTGGTCGCCGCCGGCCTCGGTGAGGGCGGTCTTGCACTCCATCATCCCCGCGCCGGTACGGTCGCGGAGCGCCTTTACGTCCTGCGCAGTGAAGCTCATAGCCGTTTCGGTATCCTGGTAAGTCCGTTGAGTCCATTGCCGCGCCCCCGGCGCGGCTGCAAAAATCGGGGCCACGAGCGCTTT
This genomic window contains:
- the pyrH gene encoding UMP kinase, producing MSAAGELGSVAPGVGVDGLKYRRVLLKISGEALAGDQRFGISPPVVDRITEEIKHVHDMGVALGLVIGGGNIVRGTAASAEGMDRVNADYMGMLATIINALAMQDILERKGVHTRVLTAIRLEQLAEPYVRRRAMRHLEKGRVVIFAGGTGNPYFSTDTAAVLRGIEMEADVIIKATKVDGIYSSDPKKNANAVFIPEITYLDALSRELGVMDAAGLSLCKENDIPILVLNLDKRRAVADAINGERIGTLVHSKAPALDSEPEPTPT
- the tsf gene encoding translation elongation factor Ts encodes the protein MSFTAQDVKALRDRTGAGMMECKTALTEAGGDQEKAIDLLRTRGAAKAAKRAEREATEGAVGAYIHMGGKIGVMVEVGCETDFVARNDQFQALVRDIAMHIAAAAPTSVSRDQISPEVLERERNVYREQMRESGKPEHIWDKIVDGKVEKFYAESVLLEQPFVKNPDETVGEMITRVSGITGEKIEVRRFTRYQLGEQ